In the Hordeum vulgare subsp. vulgare chromosome 7H, MorexV3_pseudomolecules_assembly, whole genome shotgun sequence genome, one interval contains:
- the LOC123413571 gene encoding uncharacterized protein LOC123413571 isoform X3, whose protein sequence is MQESQESMESDVSLHTSLLIDSMALDYMEEEKQVSLEKLNNKIDKSMSPGSNKKSFVDVVRTSPQGVMIGASRGEAETRTTIYRVESFDSSLGTESKMENIQEKAVAAAKKETLKFILLVVSLHAGKEC, encoded by the exons atgcaagaaTCCCAAGAGAGCATGGAATCAGATGTTTCCTTACATACTTCTCTGTTGATTGATTCCATGGCTCTGGATTACATGGAAGAGGAAAAACAAGTAAGTCTTGAAAAGTTGAATAATAAGATTGATAAGAGCATGTCCCCTGGTAGTAACAAAAAATCTTTTGTTGATGTGGTGAGAACATCTCCTCAGGGTGTGATGATTGGTGCTTCTCGGGGGGAGGCTGAAACTAGAACTACTATTTACAGAGTGGAATCCTTTGATTCATCTTTGGGCACTGAG AGCAAGATGGAGAATATTCAGGAGAAAGCTGTAGCTGCTGCTAAAAAAGAGACACTGAAG TTTATACTGCTTGTGGTTTCCTTACATGCTGGGAAGGAGTGCTAA
- the LOC123413571 gene encoding uncharacterized protein LOC123413571 isoform X4: MQESQESMESDVSLHTSLLIDSMALDYMEEEKQVSLEKLNNKIDKSMSPGSNKKSFVDVVRTSPQGVMIGASRGEAETRTTIYRVESFDSSLGTESKMENIQEKAVAAAKKETLKEC; the protein is encoded by the exons atgcaagaaTCCCAAGAGAGCATGGAATCAGATGTTTCCTTACATACTTCTCTGTTGATTGATTCCATGGCTCTGGATTACATGGAAGAGGAAAAACAAGTAAGTCTTGAAAAGTTGAATAATAAGATTGATAAGAGCATGTCCCCTGGTAGTAACAAAAAATCTTTTGTTGATGTGGTGAGAACATCTCCTCAGGGTGTGATGATTGGTGCTTCTCGGGGGGAGGCTGAAACTAGAACTACTATTTACAGAGTGGAATCCTTTGATTCATCTTTGGGCACTGAG AGCAAGATGGAGAATATTCAGGAGAAAGCTGTAGCTGCTGCTAAAAAAGAGACACTGAAG GAGTGCTAA
- the LOC123413571 gene encoding uncharacterized protein LOC123413571 isoform X1 yields MQESQESMESDVSLHTSLLIDSMALDYMEEEKQVSLEKLNNKIDKSMSPGSNKKSFVDVVRTSPQGVMIGASRGEAETRTTIYRVESFDSSLGTESKMENIQEKAVAAAKKETLKDAILTRDVTKRKKWGGNPSCSFCKERETSQHLCFTCRVARVVWRTIGCTLGSSLGPNNIWQFFLWCFMFLPNGARFFTFGLAAVCWALWNCRNRATFENKN; encoded by the exons atgcaagaaTCCCAAGAGAGCATGGAATCAGATGTTTCCTTACATACTTCTCTGTTGATTGATTCCATGGCTCTGGATTACATGGAAGAGGAAAAACAAGTAAGTCTTGAAAAGTTGAATAATAAGATTGATAAGAGCATGTCCCCTGGTAGTAACAAAAAATCTTTTGTTGATGTGGTGAGAACATCTCCTCAGGGTGTGATGATTGGTGCTTCTCGGGGGGAGGCTGAAACTAGAACTACTATTTACAGAGTGGAATCCTTTGATTCATCTTTGGGCACTGAG AGCAAGATGGAGAATATTCAGGAGAAAGCTGTAGCTGCTGCTAAAAAAGAGACACTGAAG GATGCTATTCTCACTCGTGATGTGACGAAAAGGAAGAAATGGGGAGGTAATCCTAGTTGCTCGTTCTGTAAAGAGAGGGAAACTTCACAACACTTATGCTTTACTTGCCGAGTTGCTAGAGTGGTCTGGAGAACTATTGGTTGCACGCTTGGCTCTAGCCTGGGCCCTAACAATATATGGCAATTCTTTTTGTGGTGCTTTATGTTTCTTCCTAATGGAGCTAGGTTCTTTACCTTTGGTCTAGCTGCAGTGTGCTGGGCGTTGTGGAATTGTCGTAACCGTGCTACCTTTGAGAATAAAAACTGA
- the LOC123413571 gene encoding uncharacterized protein LOC123413571 isoform X2 — protein MQESQESMESDVSLHTSLLIDSMALDYMEEEKQGVMIGASRGEAETRTTIYRVESFDSSLGTESKMENIQEKAVAAAKKETLKDAILTRDVTKRKKWGGNPSCSFCKERETSQHLCFTCRVARVVWRTIGCTLGSSLGPNNIWQFFLWCFMFLPNGARFFTFGLAAVCWALWNCRNRATFENKN, from the exons atgcaagaaTCCCAAGAGAGCATGGAATCAGATGTTTCCTTACATACTTCTCTGTTGATTGATTCCATGGCTCTGGATTACATGGAAGAGGAAAAACAA GGTGTGATGATTGGTGCTTCTCGGGGGGAGGCTGAAACTAGAACTACTATTTACAGAGTGGAATCCTTTGATTCATCTTTGGGCACTGAG AGCAAGATGGAGAATATTCAGGAGAAAGCTGTAGCTGCTGCTAAAAAAGAGACACTGAAG GATGCTATTCTCACTCGTGATGTGACGAAAAGGAAGAAATGGGGAGGTAATCCTAGTTGCTCGTTCTGTAAAGAGAGGGAAACTTCACAACACTTATGCTTTACTTGCCGAGTTGCTAGAGTGGTCTGGAGAACTATTGGTTGCACGCTTGGCTCTAGCCTGGGCCCTAACAATATATGGCAATTCTTTTTGTGGTGCTTTATGTTTCTTCCTAATGGAGCTAGGTTCTTTACCTTTGGTCTAGCTGCAGTGTGCTGGGCGTTGTGGAATTGTCGTAACCGTGCTACCTTTGAGAATAAAAACTGA